A part of Acidobacteriota bacterium genomic DNA contains:
- a CDS encoding competence/damage-inducible protein A, with product MIVETLAVGTELLLGQIANTNAAAIGERLAENGLTHLHQTVVGDNMDRMVGAIRLAMSRADALIITGGIGPTADDVTREAICLATDRATAFSEEYAAELRERWQRLGRDMPPSNLRQAEYPEGGELLENPKGSAPGVYIEHEGTMIFSLPGVPAEMLPMVDAQVLPRILAAAGDQGVLISRIIRTFGESEAKVGELLSDIFETSENPTVAYLASASEIKIRLTARAPDAEAARALIAPIEAIVVERLGHRIFGFDADTIERGLASRLLERGWTIGTAESATGGLISGRLTTIPGSSGWFRGGIVAYHEDVKVGILGVSPLTIDEYGVVSEEVAIEMARGAQTALGVEVAVSVTGSAGPDPLGKDVGTMVIAVATPDDIRARTSRLPGDRERIRAYTATAALHLVRLALDGVWWETS from the coding sequence GGTGACAACATGGACCGCATGGTTGGGGCGATCAGACTCGCCATGTCGCGCGCCGATGCGTTGATCATCACGGGTGGCATAGGACCGACGGCTGACGATGTCACCCGAGAGGCCATCTGTCTCGCAACCGACCGAGCGACGGCTTTCAGCGAAGAGTACGCTGCCGAGCTACGAGAGCGATGGCAGCGCCTTGGGCGTGACATGCCGCCGTCGAACCTTCGCCAGGCTGAGTACCCCGAGGGCGGGGAGCTGCTGGAAAACCCGAAGGGATCGGCCCCCGGCGTGTATATCGAGCACGAAGGCACGATGATCTTTTCGCTGCCGGGGGTGCCGGCGGAGATGTTGCCGATGGTGGATGCGCAGGTGCTCCCGCGGATTCTCGCTGCTGCCGGCGACCAGGGCGTTCTGATTAGTCGCATCATTCGCACGTTTGGCGAGTCCGAAGCGAAGGTCGGTGAATTGCTATCGGACATTTTCGAGACAAGCGAGAACCCGACGGTTGCGTACCTCGCGTCGGCATCTGAGATCAAGATACGGCTGACGGCTCGGGCACCAGACGCTGAAGCAGCCCGTGCGCTTATCGCCCCGATCGAAGCGATCGTCGTTGAGCGACTGGGGCACCGGATATTCGGGTTCGACGCCGACACGATCGAGCGTGGATTGGCGTCTCGGCTTCTGGAGCGAGGGTGGACGATTGGTACCGCTGAATCCGCAACGGGCGGCCTTATATCAGGCAGGTTGACGACTATCCCCGGTTCCAGCGGTTGGTTTCGTGGTGGGATTGTTGCGTACCACGAAGACGTCAAGGTCGGAATCCTCGGGGTGTCACCGCTCACGATCGACGAATACGGTGTGGTGTCCGAAGAGGTCGCCATCGAAATGGCGCGCGGTGCCCAAACGGCGCTTGGTGTTGAAGTTGCGGTGTCAGTCACCGGCTCGGCCGGTCCCGACCCGCTTGGCAAAGACGTCGGAACAATGGTCATTGCAGTGGCAACACCCGATGATATCCGTGCCCGTACGTCGCGCTTGCCGGGTGACAGGGAGCGAATTCGCGCATACACGGCGACGGCCGCGCTCCACTTGGTGCGCCTTGCATTGGACGGCGTGTGGTGGGAGACGTCGTAG
- the thpR gene encoding RNA 2',3'-cyclic phosphodiesterase — protein MGDVVDIDTPRRLFVGVAVDNEARHTLAHALQIAGVEMIGKPVPPKSWHVTLRFLGLTSPVVQDLFMRELEETISVAPFTLRLHTIGSFPRSDKATVLWLGADGGDALAILGAQCEAAAEVVGFEPEGRPFVPHLTLSRIRPPADVRELTRIEIPAIRTKVDRVTLFRSYSGAGGVVYEPVDEIMLG, from the coding sequence GTGGGAGACGTCGTAGACATTGACACGCCGCGGCGCCTGTTCGTCGGCGTAGCGGTTGACAACGAGGCTCGTCATACGCTGGCGCACGCCTTGCAGATTGCCGGCGTCGAGATGATCGGCAAGCCGGTTCCGCCAAAATCGTGGCATGTCACCCTACGGTTTCTGGGCTTGACCTCGCCGGTTGTGCAAGACCTGTTCATGCGAGAGCTTGAGGAAACGATCAGCGTTGCGCCGTTCACGTTGCGACTCCACACGATCGGTTCCTTCCCGCGATCCGACAAAGCGACCGTTTTGTGGTTGGGGGCCGACGGGGGAGACGCACTTGCGATACTCGGTGCTCAGTGTGAGGCTGCTGCCGAGGTGGTCGGTTTTGAACCTGAGGGTCGCCCGTTTGTCCCTCACCTCACGCTGTCGCGCATTCGTCCACCCGCCGACGTCCGTGAATTGACCCGTATCGAGATTCCAGCGATTCGGACCAAGGTTGATCGGGTGACGCTGTTCCGGTCGTATTCGGGCGCAGGTGGCGTTGTCTACGAACCGGTCGATGAGATCATGCTTGGCTGA
- the recA gene encoding recombinase RecA codes for MPVDSEQSKNLEMAMSQIERQFGKGAIMKLSDSAVRNVRAIPTGALALDLALGIGGVPRGRIVEIYGPEASGKTTLALHIVAEAQRNGGVAAFIDVEHALDPVYAKALGVDVDELLIAQPDTGEQALEIVDMLVRSGALDVVVIDSVAALVPRAELEGDMGDVHVGLQARLMSQALRKLAGSINRSDTTVIFINQLREKIGVMFGSPEITPGGRALKFYASVRLDVRRIEAIKQGTENVGNRVRVKVAKNKVAPPFRLAEFDIMFGEGISREGSLLDVAVEEGIVRKSGAWYTYEGDQLGQGREKAKQFLRDTPELAMQLQDQVLRAVGLIESDDISSDASAVEADSNVAAE; via the coding sequence ATCCCGGTGGATTCAGAACAGAGTAAGAATCTTGAAATGGCGATGTCGCAGATCGAACGGCAGTTCGGCAAGGGCGCCATCATGAAGTTGAGCGACAGCGCAGTGCGCAACGTCAGGGCGATTCCGACGGGTGCGTTAGCGCTCGACCTTGCCCTTGGCATAGGTGGTGTTCCTCGCGGCCGGATTGTCGAGATCTACGGTCCAGAGGCATCTGGCAAGACAACCCTTGCACTCCATATCGTCGCCGAAGCGCAGCGCAACGGGGGAGTTGCTGCATTCATCGACGTCGAGCATGCACTTGACCCTGTGTACGCCAAAGCGTTGGGTGTTGATGTGGACGAGCTTCTGATAGCCCAACCGGACACCGGCGAGCAGGCCCTCGAAATCGTCGACATGTTGGTTCGATCGGGTGCGCTCGATGTGGTCGTCATCGACTCCGTTGCTGCACTTGTACCTCGCGCCGAACTTGAGGGAGACATGGGCGATGTCCATGTCGGGCTCCAAGCTCGGCTGATGTCTCAGGCTCTACGCAAGCTTGCCGGCTCGATCAACCGATCTGATACAACGGTGATCTTCATCAACCAGCTTCGTGAAAAGATCGGTGTGATGTTCGGCTCACCTGAGATCACGCCGGGTGGTCGTGCGCTGAAGTTCTACGCAAGTGTTCGTCTAGACGTTCGGCGTATCGAGGCGATCAAACAAGGCACCGAAAACGTTGGCAACCGTGTCCGGGTCAAGGTCGCCAAGAACAAGGTCGCACCACCGTTCCGTCTCGCTGAGTTCGACATCATGTTTGGTGAAGGAATCTCACGAGAAGGCAGCCTGCTAGACGTTGCGGTCGAAGAGGGAATCGTCCGTAAATCTGGTGCCTGGTACACGTACGAAGGTGACCAGCTTGGCCAAGGACGTGAGAAGGCGAAACAGTTCCTTCGCGACACACCAGAGCTTGCAATGCAGCTTCAGGACCAGGTCCTGCGTGCAGTCGGTCTCATAGAATCGGACGATATCTCGTCAGACGCTTCTGCTGTCGAGGCGGACTCCAACGTGGCGGCCGAGTAG
- the rny gene encoding ribonuclease Y, whose product MMRAVVSALLMVIAFLAGRAAHRRKTANATAAAQATLSEARAEAQQLLLRAEDEGRAVALAHREREEEALEHRKFEASSLEERLAQREATLEQRAANLANREELLLEKEQGLQQERVELDTEIESVRIRLEEVAGIDADAARTELLERVEDEARREAMVLMRDLELKAREESERRSRRILATTIQRLAAEVVSDASVSSVALPSDDMKGRIIGRDGRNIRTFEAVTGVNLIVDDTPESVSLSTFDPVRREIARRALVRLVEDGRIHPASIEEAYEKARSEVEHSVRDAGEWAMLEANVTRVHPEIVTLLGRLRFRTSYGQNVLNHLVESANIAGMLAAELGVGEAEARRAAFLHDIGKAVSHEVGGSHALIGAEIARRFGEEAGVVHAIEAHHNEVEPRTLTAIIVQAADTVSAARPGARREAIESYVRRLERLEEIAMGFDGVDRVFAMQAGREVRVVVDPGSIDDLAASSLARRIARTFEEDLQYPGQIEVTVIREFRANDFAR is encoded by the coding sequence ATGATGAGAGCGGTCGTCAGCGCCCTCCTCATGGTCATCGCATTTCTGGCTGGAAGAGCGGCCCACCGCCGGAAGACCGCCAATGCAACCGCAGCGGCGCAAGCAACGCTGTCTGAGGCGCGCGCCGAGGCGCAGCAGCTACTCCTTCGGGCTGAAGACGAAGGGCGGGCAGTCGCTCTTGCACATCGCGAACGAGAAGAGGAAGCGCTTGAGCATCGGAAGTTCGAAGCGAGCAGCCTAGAGGAACGTCTCGCCCAACGGGAAGCGACACTCGAACAACGCGCCGCAAACCTTGCCAACAGGGAGGAGCTTCTGCTCGAAAAGGAGCAAGGGCTTCAACAAGAGCGCGTCGAACTGGATACCGAAATCGAATCCGTTCGCATCCGTCTCGAAGAAGTAGCAGGGATCGACGCCGACGCAGCACGCACCGAGCTGCTCGAAAGGGTCGAGGATGAGGCACGCCGCGAAGCGATGGTGCTGATGAGGGACCTTGAACTCAAAGCTCGAGAGGAATCTGAGCGAAGATCGAGGCGGATCCTGGCCACCACCATCCAGAGGCTCGCTGCCGAAGTCGTGTCGGACGCCTCCGTGTCGAGCGTGGCGTTGCCCAGCGACGATATGAAGGGACGGATAATTGGTCGCGACGGACGCAACATACGGACGTTCGAAGCTGTGACCGGCGTGAACCTCATCGTCGACGACACACCAGAATCTGTTTCGCTATCGACATTCGATCCGGTACGGCGTGAGATCGCGAGGCGCGCATTGGTGAGACTTGTTGAGGATGGCCGTATCCATCCAGCATCGATCGAGGAAGCGTACGAAAAGGCCCGCTCAGAGGTGGAGCATTCTGTTCGTGATGCGGGGGAGTGGGCGATGCTTGAGGCCAATGTCACTCGCGTTCATCCCGAGATCGTGACTTTGTTGGGCCGACTGCGATTCCGCACGTCATACGGCCAGAACGTGCTCAACCATCTCGTCGAGTCAGCGAACATCGCCGGGATGCTTGCCGCCGAACTCGGTGTCGGTGAAGCCGAAGCACGCCGAGCCGCGTTTCTGCACGATATAGGCAAGGCAGTGAGCCACGAAGTGGGCGGGTCACACGCCCTCATAGGTGCCGAGATCGCGAGGCGGTTCGGCGAGGAAGCCGGTGTTGTTCACGCTATCGAAGCTCATCACAACGAGGTTGAACCGCGGACACTGACAGCAATCATTGTGCAGGCTGCCGATACAGTGAGTGCAGCTCGCCCAGGGGCTCGCCGCGAGGCAATCGAATCGTACGTCCGACGCCTAGAGCGTCTCGAGGAAATTGCGATGGGGTTCGACGGTGTGGACCGAGTGTTCGCCATGCAGGCGGGGCGTGAAGTGCGGGTCGTTGTTGACCCCGGCTCGATAGACGACCTTGCGGCGAGTAGCCTTGCCAGGCGCATCGCGAGAACGTTCGAAGAGGACCTCCAGTACCCCGGTCAAATCGAAGTGACCGTTATCCGTGAGTTCCGAGCGAACGACTTCGCTAGGTAG
- the miaB gene encoding tRNA (N6-isopentenyl adenosine(37)-C2)-methylthiotransferase MiaB, which translates to MSDVVILGMPTVKEMRVPTRVGQKYFVRTMGCQMNDHDSERISGLLDSDGMVSTDVIEEADLIVVNTCTIRENADQRLYGYLGSLKALKNVKPSLLIAVGGCSAQKERDIIQQRASWVDVVFGTHNIHRVVDLLDHADEWGPITEILEETTSVETTASALPAHRETAHSAWVTITIGCNNSCTFCIVPIVRGAEISRRPGDVIREVQRLAADGVTEVTLLGQNVNSYGRDLDIDGRKPLFADLLRRVGEVKGIRRIRYTSPHPKDIREDVMYAMQQTEAVCEQLHLPLQSGSARILAAMHRGYTPVRFLAKLAMAREIVADLTVSTDIIVGFPGETEDDFAQTMDVVQTARFDTAFMFQFSARPGTPAASMGDTITPGVMKRRFDALVTAQNAITFERNRDQVGRTFEVMVEGPSKRDASVATTRTRGNRLVHVPGVFPPGSVFDATVTRAAPHYLDGVVAS; encoded by the coding sequence ATGAGCGACGTGGTGATCCTCGGGATGCCAACAGTCAAAGAAATGCGTGTTCCAACGCGCGTAGGTCAGAAGTACTTCGTACGCACAATGGGTTGTCAGATGAACGACCATGACTCCGAGCGTATTTCCGGCCTTCTCGATAGCGATGGCATGGTCTCAACCGATGTGATCGAAGAAGCCGATCTGATAGTGGTCAACACTTGCACCATCCGTGAAAACGCCGACCAGAGGCTTTACGGGTACCTTGGCTCGCTCAAAGCGCTCAAGAATGTGAAGCCGAGTTTGCTTATCGCGGTCGGGGGTTGTTCTGCACAAAAAGAGCGCGACATTATCCAGCAGCGGGCTTCTTGGGTCGATGTCGTTTTCGGGACACACAACATTCATCGCGTGGTTGATCTCTTGGACCACGCCGACGAATGGGGTCCAATCACTGAGATTCTCGAAGAGACGACGTCCGTTGAAACCACTGCTTCGGCCCTGCCTGCGCATCGCGAGACCGCACACTCGGCCTGGGTGACCATCACCATTGGTTGCAACAACTCCTGCACGTTCTGCATTGTTCCAATCGTTCGTGGAGCCGAAATCAGTCGCCGTCCAGGCGACGTGATTCGTGAAGTTCAGCGGCTCGCCGCCGACGGCGTCACCGAGGTGACGCTGCTCGGGCAGAACGTCAATTCGTACGGGAGAGATCTCGATATCGACGGTCGCAAACCGCTGTTTGCGGACCTGCTCCGCCGGGTCGGCGAGGTCAAGGGGATCCGCCGTATCCGTTACACATCGCCGCACCCGAAAGACATCCGTGAGGACGTGATGTACGCGATGCAACAGACCGAGGCAGTGTGCGAGCAACTTCATCTTCCCCTCCAGTCAGGGAGCGCCAGGATCCTCGCCGCAATGCATCGCGGATACACACCCGTGCGATTCCTCGCAAAGCTCGCGATGGCCCGCGAGATCGTTGCAGATCTCACCGTGTCAACCGACATCATCGTGGGGTTTCCCGGAGAAACCGAAGACGACTTTGCGCAGACGATGGATGTTGTGCAGACGGCGCGATTCGACACGGCGTTTATGTTTCAGTTCTCGGCTCGCCCGGGAACACCAGCAGCATCGATGGGCGACACCATCACGCCCGGCGTCATGAAGCGGCGTTTTGACGCGCTGGTTACAGCCCAGAACGCGATCACTTTCGAGCGGAACCGGGACCAAGTCGGACGAACCTTTGAGGTGATGGTCGAAGGTCCTTCCAAGCGAGACGCGTCGGTCGCGACGACACGAACGAGGGGAAACCGTCTGGTACACGTGCCCGGAGTATTCCCACCGGGCAGCGTCTTCGACGCGACTGTCACCCGCGCGGCTCCTCACTACCTCGATGGTGTGGTGGCATCCTGA
- the miaA gene encoding tRNA (adenosine(37)-N6)-dimethylallyltransferase MiaA yields the protein MPTGQRLRRDCHPRGSSLPRWCGGILSRIGIVGPTASGKTELAERLATERGADIVSVDSMQVYRGMDIGTAKPSKETRSRVAYHLIDLVEPKHDMSVAQFQAAGRQALETIESRGRDVVIAGGSGLHMRSLIDPLVFEGTDADLRTVLESTPTHDLVSELTAADADAASVVDLANRRRVVRAVEILRLSGRTPTQRHFTKEATAVREYEPIDPIVLVGVDPGDAIEARVAARCQAMFAAGLLEEVRSLQGKLGRAAAQAVGYKELVPVIEGRSTPAEGLEYVVRATLALVKQQRTYFRRDPRVRWLVWHNDRERRWSALCELLESAE from the coding sequence ATTCCCACCGGGCAGCGTCTTCGACGCGACTGTCACCCGCGCGGCTCCTCACTACCTCGATGGTGTGGTGGCATCCTGAGCCGTATCGGGATCGTCGGTCCGACTGCTTCAGGCAAGACCGAACTCGCGGAACGCCTTGCAACGGAGCGTGGTGCAGACATCGTGAGCGTGGACTCGATGCAGGTGTACCGAGGGATGGATATCGGCACCGCCAAACCGAGCAAGGAGACGAGATCCCGCGTTGCGTATCACCTCATCGATCTTGTGGAACCCAAACACGACATGTCGGTCGCGCAATTTCAAGCGGCGGGGAGACAGGCGCTTGAAACGATCGAGTCTCGTGGTCGTGATGTCGTTATCGCCGGAGGGTCGGGTTTGCACATGCGATCGCTCATCGATCCGCTTGTCTTCGAAGGTACCGATGCAGATCTGCGTACGGTCCTCGAATCGACGCCAACGCACGACCTCGTTAGCGAGCTCACGGCCGCCGACGCGGATGCCGCGAGTGTGGTCGACCTCGCAAACCGGCGGCGTGTTGTGCGTGCCGTCGAGATCCTTCGTCTGTCGGGTAGAACTCCTACACAGCGACACTTCACAAAAGAAGCGACGGCGGTGAGGGAGTACGAGCCAATCGATCCGATCGTCCTCGTGGGTGTCGATCCGGGGGATGCGATCGAAGCCAGGGTCGCCGCTCGGTGTCAGGCAATGTTCGCTGCCGGGCTTCTTGAGGAGGTGCGATCGTTGCAGGGAAAACTCGGGCGAGCGGCGGCTCAGGCAGTGGGTTACAAGGAACTGGTGCCCGTGATCGAGGGCCGGTCCACTCCTGCGGAAGGACTCGAGTATGTCGTGCGGGCGACGTTGGCTCTTGTCAAGCAGCAACGGACCTACTTCCGCAGGGATCCGAGAGTGCGTTGGCTGGTGTGGCACAATGACCGTGAGCGGCGGTGGTCTGCGCTGTGCGAGCTACTGGAGTCGGCCGAGTGA
- the dapF gene encoding diaminopimelate epimerase, which produces MKFIKMQGLGNDFVVIVGPMEPSSSLINAICDRRKGVGADGVIVATQRGDAVQMEYWNANGTPAEMCANGLRCVAQLAMRSGWVDPGGFTVHTESGMHSALRVGDYLVRAFVGEAHTLDRDVASCGADLHTVTVGNPHAVTFVEDLANAPVELLGSDIEVDPQFANGTNVEFALIRSRNHIDLRVWERGVGETNACGTGAAATVFAAHERGHVDTTVTVTLPGGDLLIELTGEGVWMEGPAEFVFSGEWPAT; this is translated from the coding sequence GTGAAGTTCATCAAAATGCAGGGGCTTGGCAACGACTTTGTGGTCATTGTCGGACCGATGGAACCTTCGAGTTCCTTGATCAATGCGATCTGCGATCGGCGAAAGGGGGTCGGGGCCGACGGTGTCATCGTCGCAACCCAGCGCGGCGATGCGGTTCAGATGGAGTATTGGAATGCCAATGGGACGCCGGCTGAGATGTGCGCAAACGGCCTGCGGTGTGTTGCACAACTCGCCATGCGCAGCGGATGGGTAGATCCGGGGGGTTTTACGGTGCATACGGAATCGGGTATGCACTCAGCCCTGCGGGTCGGCGACTACCTCGTGAGAGCGTTTGTCGGCGAGGCGCACACGTTGGATCGTGACGTGGCGTCGTGCGGTGCGGACCTGCACACCGTGACGGTCGGAAATCCGCATGCGGTGACGTTTGTCGAAGACCTGGCGAACGCTCCGGTGGAACTACTTGGGTCTGACATCGAAGTGGACCCGCAATTCGCCAACGGCACAAACGTTGAGTTCGCATTGATTCGGTCGCGGAATCACATTGATCTTCGGGTATGGGAACGGGGAGTAGGCGAAACAAACGCATGCGGCACGGGTGCTGCCGCGACCGTGTTTGCGGCGCACGAACGTGGTCACGTAGACACGACAGTCACCGTCACGCTACCTGGCGGAGACCTCCTCATTGAACTGACCGGAGAGGGTGTCTGGATGGAGGGGCCGGCTGAGTTCGTGTTCTCCGGCGAGTGGCCCGCGACCTAG
- the lexA gene encoding transcriptional repressor LexA has product MERKQLTDRQQQILSYIRESVNERGYPPAVREIGEAVGLSSPSTVHSHLNALVNYGYLRRDPTKPRAIEVLDPGHVEPSLHRAPVRDVPLVGRIAAGSPMLAEEDIEEIYPLPVDLVGNDPVFMLKVRGDSMIDVGIFDDDFVVVKKQSTARNGQLVAALIDGEEATVKRFQLKDGRVTLIAENRDYAPMVFTEGVEILGVVTAVLRRVV; this is encoded by the coding sequence ATGGAGCGCAAGCAACTCACTGATCGACAACAGCAGATTCTCAGCTACATCCGTGAGAGCGTGAACGAGCGTGGGTATCCCCCGGCAGTTCGTGAAATCGGCGAGGCTGTTGGACTCAGTTCGCCCTCGACGGTGCATTCGCATCTGAACGCTCTTGTGAACTACGGCTACCTGCGTCGCGACCCGACAAAGCCGCGCGCTATCGAAGTTCTCGACCCTGGACATGTGGAACCATCACTTCACCGTGCGCCGGTACGCGACGTACCTCTCGTCGGCAGAATCGCGGCAGGATCGCCGATGCTCGCAGAGGAGGACATCGAAGAAATCTATCCGTTACCGGTGGACCTTGTCGGCAACGACCCGGTCTTCATGCTGAAAGTGCGTGGCGACTCGATGATCGATGTCGGTATTTTCGATGACGACTTTGTTGTAGTCAAAAAGCAGTCCACCGCCCGAAACGGCCAGTTGGTAGCGGCTCTCATCGATGGAGAAGAAGCTACAGTCAAACGCTTCCAGCTCAAGGACGGGCGCGTGACACTCATCGCGGAAAACCGCGATTATGCGCCCATGGTGTTCACCGAGGGTGTGGAGATTCTGGGGGTCGTAACCGCGGTGCTCCGCCGGGTGGTCTAA
- a CDS encoding LysM peptidoglycan-binding domain-containing protein produces MTQQLTLPTRAIVIISTIAVALMLLLASQVYAADSDGGDGQGTVGLVEYTVVSGDTLWDIATQHTTDDVRAMVRSISKRNGLTSSIIRPGQVLLIESQT; encoded by the coding sequence ATGACACAGCAGTTGACGCTCCCAACACGGGCCATCGTCATCATTTCCACAATCGCAGTGGCATTGATGCTCCTCCTCGCTTCGCAGGTGTATGCAGCCGACTCCGATGGCGGAGATGGTCAGGGCACGGTTGGGTTGGTCGAATACACCGTGGTGAGTGGCGACACCCTGTGGGATATTGCAACGCAGCACACGACCGACGACGTCCGCGCCATGGTGCGCTCCATCTCGAAACGGAACGGATTGACATCGTCAATCATCCGACCCGGTCAAGTATTGTTGATAGAGTCCCAGACGTAG
- the nrdR gene encoding transcriptional repressor NrdR, with amino-acid sequence MQCPLCQTEDTRVIDSRPAEGGTAIRRRRSCPTCGHRFTTYERAAVFNVLKRDGRMEPFDVEKVRRGIAFCLADRAPQPGSVDEIAATIEMRVVQGGGDVTADDIGRMVLDALKDIDHVAYLRFASVYKEFQGAEDFERELASLDVSDEV; translated from the coding sequence ATGCAATGCCCCCTCTGTCAGACCGAAGATACCCGCGTCATTGACAGCAGACCAGCCGAAGGTGGAACCGCGATAAGACGCCGCCGATCGTGTCCGACGTGTGGCCACCGCTTCACGACATACGAGCGCGCTGCGGTGTTCAACGTGCTCAAGCGTGACGGCAGGATGGAGCCATTCGACGTCGAAAAAGTGCGCCGCGGTATCGCGTTTTGTCTAGCGGACCGAGCACCACAGCCCGGTTCGGTCGACGAGATTGCAGCAACCATTGAGATGCGAGTTGTGCAAGGCGGAGGCGACGTCACGGCGGACGACATCGGCCGCATGGTGTTGGATGCGCTCAAGGACATCGACCACGTCGCCTACCTACGGTTTGCTTCGGTGTACAAGGAGTTCCAAGGCGCCGAGGACTTCGAGCGCGAACTCGCTTCCTTAGACGTCAGCGACGAGGTCTAG
- a CDS encoding EamA family transporter: MSPTATVLVLSAAILHALWNGLVKASADRLITTWAIGAGSALVNIGLLVFVGLPDMRVWTLVAVSTALHVGYNLFLAKAYEHADLAVAYPIARGIAPTLISVGGIVLLGDTLSIVGVAGIALVTIGLVVLISSQNMHGTKWAVATGILIAAYTVVDGAGVRANNDTVQFISLVFTMNSIALTPIVVVSRGWSAMRRTVVAQPSRLFVGSLASTAAYLLVMIAARTEPLGLVSGLRETSTVLAVVIGHRYLRERVTQRQIVAVVIAAAGAIAIALG; the protein is encoded by the coding sequence ATGTCTCCGACCGCAACGGTCCTTGTTCTTAGCGCCGCGATTCTTCACGCTTTGTGGAACGGGCTAGTCAAGGCCAGCGCCGACCGGCTTATCACGACCTGGGCGATCGGCGCCGGCTCTGCGCTGGTGAACATCGGCCTTCTCGTGTTCGTTGGCCTACCCGACATGCGGGTGTGGACACTTGTGGCAGTCTCCACCGCGCTCCACGTGGGATACAACCTGTTTCTAGCCAAAGCCTATGAACATGCGGATCTCGCGGTCGCCTACCCCATCGCTCGCGGCATAGCTCCGACTCTCATCAGCGTTGGCGGCATCGTGCTTCTCGGCGACACGCTTTCGATCGTCGGTGTTGCAGGGATCGCCCTAGTGACGATCGGCCTCGTTGTACTCATCAGTTCTCAAAATATGCACGGCACGAAATGGGCGGTCGCTACCGGGATCCTGATTGCCGCTTACACGGTCGTGGACGGCGCCGGTGTTCGCGCCAACAATGACACCGTGCAATTCATCTCACTCGTGTTCACGATGAACTCGATTGCGTTGACACCAATCGTTGTCGTGTCTCGGGGTTGGAGTGCAATGCGACGAACCGTCGTCGCTCAACCTTCCAGACTCTTCGTCGGGAGCCTGGCATCAACCGCTGCGTACCTCCTCGTCATGATCGCGGCGCGCACCGAGCCGCTCGGCCTTGTGTCGGGTCTCCGAGAAACTTCAACTGTTCTGGCTGTCGTGATCGGACATCGCTATCTGCGAGAGCGTGTCACTCAGCGCCAAATCGTCGCGGTAGTGATCGCCGCGGCAGGTGCGATTGCAATCGCTCTTGGGTAG
- the dut gene encoding dUTP diphosphatase produces the protein MKIHVFRLDTELPLPKHSHPGDAGVDLRSVIDASLAPGDRILVPTGVAFEIPAGYCGLVLPRSGLALRSGIGIANSPGLIDSGYRGELKVMLINHGSEPFAIVRGDRIAQLVITPFVTQDIVEINDLSATARGDGGYGSTGA, from the coding sequence ATGAAGATACATGTTTTTCGGCTTGACACCGAGCTTCCATTGCCTAAGCACAGTCACCCCGGCGATGCGGGCGTGGACCTCCGTTCGGTGATCGATGCATCGCTGGCACCAGGAGACCGGATTCTCGTGCCGACGGGAGTCGCCTTCGAGATCCCAGCTGGGTACTGCGGCCTCGTCCTCCCGCGCAGCGGTCTTGCTCTGAGGTCAGGCATCGGGATTGCGAACAGCCCCGGTCTCATTGATTCGGGGTACCGTGGCGAGCTGAAGGTGATGCTGATCAATCACGGTTCGGAACCTTTCGCTATCGTACGGGGCGATCGCATCGCCCAGTTAGTCATCACGCCGTTTGTAACCCAGGACATTGTTGAAATAAACGATCTGTCAGCTACTGCGCGAGGCGACGGCGGTTACGGGTCGACGGGAGCCTGA